A genomic segment from Lutzomyia longipalpis isolate SR_M1_2022 chromosome 3, ASM2433408v1 encodes:
- the LOC129792591 gene encoding probable peroxisomal acyl-coenzyme A oxidase 1: MTSQERKNVKINPDIQNERRKCTFLIEDFAEFWNGGKEKLAEKRWREDYFLNDPQMKSEVPMEYLSHKEKYEEAIRKSTISFRKIRELRSQGKDGIDDYMALLSGNLGSGLTPDGNPFGLHYVMFLPTLMGQATPEQQAEWMGRAWACNIIGTYAQTELGHGTFIRGLETTATYDPKTQEFILNSPTLTSYKWWPGGLAHTANYAVVVAQLYTKGQNYGIFPFIVQLRDEETHMPMPGIKVGEIGAKLGMNTVNNGFLGFENVRIPRKNMLMKNGKVLEDGTFIKAPSSVLTYGTMMFVRVVIVRDMANYLSKAVTIAVRYSAVRRQSPINPEEREPQIIDHVTQQLKLFPQIAKSVVFRMTADHLWNLYNQVTTELDKGDLERLPELHGMACCLKAITTSDAAAAVEICRLACGGHGYMSCSSFPITYGLTTAACTYEGENTVLLLQTARYLMKSWASAKVGEPLAPTVAYLGRNYKSTVQGIRPKWEGSIPGIISAFQTCAAGKVKIAFDHVEKRKSEGISHENATNLTSIELAAAADAHGRSFLIQAGYESLQEVLKQVPPALGKVLQDLITLYAVDAALRALGDLLRFVSISEEDIQKLQTTLETLLTNIRPNAVGIVDGFDIPDGILQSALGAYDGNVYERIFAEAMKSPLNKEPVNKSFQLYMKPFLKSNL, translated from the exons AGGATTACTTCCTGAATGATCCCCAAATGAAGTCCGAAGTACCAATGGAGTATCTCTCGCATAAGGAGAAATATGAGGAGGCCATAAGAAAGAGCACAATTAGCTTCAGAAAGATTCGTGAATTGCGATCACAGGGAAAGGATGGGATTGATGACTACATGGCTCTACTCAGTGGAAATTTGGGGTCAGGATTGACTCCTGATGGAAATCCATTTGGATTGCATTACGTAATGTTCTTGCCAACCCTCATGGGACAGGCAACACCTGAACAACAAGCTGAATGGATGGGTAGAGCATGGGCGTGCAACATTATAGGAACGTATGCTCAAACGGAACTTGGACATGGAACATTTATTCGGGGTCTAGAGACAACAGCCACGTATGATCCCAAAACTCAAGAATTTATACTCAACAGTCCCACCTTGACATCGTACAAGTGGTGGCCAGGAGGAT TGGCTCACACAGCAAACTACGCAGTAGTAGTTGCACAACTTTATACAAAAGGTCAGAATTATGGGATTTTCCCATTTATTGTACAACTCCGCGATGAAGAGACCCACATGCCAATGCCGGGAATAAAAGTTGGAGAGATCGGAGCTAAACTCGGTATGAATACGGTCAATAATGGTTTCTTAGGCTTTGAAAATGTCCGGATTCCACGAAAGAATATGTTAATGAAGAATGGCAAAGTGCTGGAGGATGGAACATTCATTAAAGCACCCTCATCCGTCCTCACGTACGGCACAATGATGTTTGTGAGGGTTGTTATTGTGAGAGATATGGCCAATTATCTATCAAAAGCAGTAACAATCGCCGTGAGATACTCAGCCGTAAGGCGTCAAAGTCCAATTAATCCAGA GGAACGTGAACCTCAAATAATTGATCATGTTACGCAGCAACTAAAACTCTTTCcgcaaattgcaaaaagtgTCGTCTTCAGGATGACAGCAGATCATCTGTGGAACCTCTACAATCAGGTAACAACTGAGCTGGATAAAGGGGATTTGGAACGTTTGCCGGAACTTCATGGTATGGCGTGCTGCCTGAAAGCCATTACGACTTCCGATGCAGCAGCTGCTGTGGAGATTTGTCGTTTGGCATGTGGTGGACACGGATACATGTCATGCTCGAGTTTTCCAATTACCTACGGACTAACCACGGCTGCTTGCACGTATGAAGGCGAGAATACGGTTCTCCTGCTGCAAACAGCACGATATTTGATGAAATCCTGGGCGTCTGCAAAGGTTGGGGAGCCATTGGCACCAACTGTTGCCTACTTGGGACGTAATTACAAGAGCACTGTTCAGGGGATTCGACCAAAGTGGGAAGGGAGTATTCCGGGAATAATCAGTGCTTTCCAAACTTGTGCTGCTGg gaaggtaaaaattgcttttgatCACGTGGAAAAGAGGAAAAGCGAAGGGATATCGCATGAAAATGCTACGAATTTGACATCAATTGAATTAGCAGCAGCTGCTGATGCCCATGGAAGGTCCTTCCTCATTCAAGCTGGCTATGAATCCCTACAGGAAGTACTCAAGCAGGTACCACCTGCTCTTGGAAAAGTATTGCAAGACCTAATCACCCTATACGCCGTGGATGCTGCCCTTCGTGCTCTTGGGGATCTATTgaga TTTGTATCTATTAGCGAAGAAGATATTCAGAAGCTCCAAACAACTCTGGAGACTCTCCTGACAAACATACGTCCCAATGCTGTTGGTATTGTCGATGGATTTGATATTCCGGACGGGATACTGCAGTCAGCTCTTGGGGCCTACGATGGGAATGTCTATGAGAGAATTTTCGCTGAAGCCATGAAGAGCCCACTCAATAAGGAGCCAGTTAACAAATCCTTCCAGCTGTACATGAAACCATTCTTAAAGTCCAATCTTTAG
- the LOC129792580 gene encoding transitional endoplasmic reticulum ATPase TER94 has product MADSKNADDLATAILKRKDRPNRLLVEEAVNDDNSVVSLSQAKMDDLGLFRGDTVLLKGKRRKETVCIVLSDENCPDEKIRMNRVVRNNLRVRLSDVVSIQSCQDIKYGKRLHILPIDDSVEGLTGNLFEVYLKPYFLEAYRPIHKDDNFIVRGGMRAVEFKVVGTEPSPYCIVAPDTIIHCDGEPIKREEEEEALNAVGYDDIGGCRKQLAQIKEMVELPLRHPSLFKAIGVKPPRGILMYGPPGTGKTLIARAVANETGAFFFLINGPEIMSKLAGESESNLRKAFEEAEKNSPAIIFIDELDAIAPKREKTHGEVERRIVSQLLTLMDGMKKSSHVIVMAATNRPNSIDPALRRFGRFDREIDIGIPDATGRLEVLRIHTKNMRLADDVDLEQIAAESHGHVGADLASLCSEAALQQIREKMDLIDLEDDQIDAEVLNSLAVSMDNFRYAMTKSSPSALRETVVEVPNTTWTDIGGLENVKKELQELVQYPVEHPDKFLKFGMQPSRGVLFYGPPGCGKTLLAKAIANECQANFISVKGPELLTMWFGESEANVRDIFDKARSASPCVLFFDELDSIAKSRGGNLGDAGGAADRVINQILTEMDGMGAKKNVFIIGATNRPDIIDPAILRPGRLDQLIYIPLPDEKSRESILKANLRKSPIAREVDLGYIAKVTQGFSGADLTEICQRACKLAIRQAIETELRREKERAENQNSAMDMDEEDPVPEITRGHFEEAMKFARRSVSDNDIRKYEMFAQTLQQSRGFGTNFRFPSGSGSSAQGGPGQSQPQNRPDDNGDDDLYS; this is encoded by the exons ATGGCAGATTCAAAGAA tgCGGATGATTTGGCTACGGCAATCCTGAAGCGGAAGGATCGTCCAAATCGTCTTCTTGTGGAGGAAGCTGTAAATGATGACAACTCCGTGGTGTCCTTGTCGCAGGCTAAGATGGATGATTTGGGTCTCTTTCGCGGGGACACAGTTCTCCTCAAGGGGAAGCGTCGCAAGGAGACGGTCTGCATTGTGTTGTCAGATGAAAATTGTCCCGATGAGAAGATCCGGATGAATCGGGTGGTGCGCAATAATTTGCGTGTTCGCCTCTCGGATGTGGTATCCATCCAATCTTGCCAGGACATCAAGTACGGCAAACGCCTCCACATTCTTCCCATCGATGATTCCGTTGAGGGGCTTACGGGGAATTTATTTGAGGTCTACCTCAAGCCCTACTTCTTGGAGGCTTACAGACCCATTCACAAAGATGATAACTTTATTGTACGCGGTGGAATGCGAGCTGTGGAGTTTAAAGTTGTCGGGACAGAACCTTCACCGTATTGTATTGTGGCTCCGGATACGATTATCCATTGCGATGGTGAACCCATTAAGCgtgaggaggaggaagaagcTCTCAATGCTGTGGG GTACGATGATATCGGTGGATGCCGTAAGCAATTGGCTCAAATTAAGGAGATGGTGGAGCTGCCATTGCGTCATCCATCTCTCTTCAAGGCGATCGGAGTGAAGCCTCCACGTGGGATTCTTATGTACGGTCCCCCCGGTACGGGAAAGACACTAATTGCCCGTGCGGTGGCCAATGAGACTGGggctttcttcttcttgattAACGGCCCGGAGATCATGAGTAAGCTGGCCGGTGAGTCCGAGTCGAATTTGCGTAAGGCCTTCGAAGAGGCTGAGAAGAATTCTCCAGCAATTATCTTCATTGATGAACTCGATGCTATTGCGCCAAAAAGGGAAAAGACTCACGGCGAGGTGGAACGCAGGATTGTGAGTCAGCTGCTCACATTGATGGATGGCATGAAGAAGAGTAGCCATGTGATTGTCATGGCGGCTACCAATCGCCCGAATTCCATTGATCCAGCTCTTAGGCGTTTTGGGCGTTTCGATCGGGAGATTGATATTGGTATCCCTGATGCAACGGGCCGGCTTGAGGTGTTGCGCATCCACACGAAGAATATGCGCCTTGCTGATGATGTGGATCTCGAGCAAATTGCAGCAGAGAGTCATGGGCATGTGGGGGCTGATCTGGCCTCACTCTGCTCCGAGGCAGCTTTGCAGCAGATTCGTGAGAAGATGGATTTGATTGATCTCGAGGATGATCAAATTGATGCTGAAGTGCTCAATAGTTTGGCTGTGTCAATGGACAACTTCCGCTATGCCATGACAAAGTCCAGCCCATCGGCACTACGTGAGACAGTTGTGGAGGTTCCCAATACCACCTGGACGGATATTGGTGGCTTGGAGAATGTGAAGAAGGAACTGCAGGAGCTTGTGCAGTATCCAGTTGAGCATCCggataaatttctcaaattcgGCATGCAACCCTCGCGTGGGGTTCTCTTCTACGGGCCACCAGGGTGTGGTAAGACACTCCTGGCTAAGGCCATTGCAAATGAGTGTCAGGCCAATTTTATCTCCGTCAAAGGCCCCGAATTGCTCACAATGTGGTTCGGGGAGTCCGAAGCGAATGTCCGTGACATTTTCGACAAGGCACGCTCAGCCTCACCGTGCGTGCTCTTCTTCGATGAATTGGATTCAATTGCAAAGAGTCGTGGGGGGAATTTGGGTGATGCCGGTGGGGCGGCTGATCGGGTGATCAATCAGATTCTCACGGAAATGGATGGGATGGGGGCAAAGAAGAATGTTTTCATTATTGGAGCAACCAATCGCCCGGATATCATTGATCCGGCTATTCTGCGTCCAGGACGTCTCGATCAGCTAATTTACATTCCACTGCCAGATGAGAAGTCGCGTGAATCCATTCTCAAGGCTAATTTGCGTAAGAGTCCCATTGCACGTGAAGTGGATCTTGGGTACATTGCAAAGGTGACTCAGGGATTCTCTGGAGCTGATCTCACGGAGATCTGTCAGCGAGCCTGCAAATTGGCCATTAGGCAGGCCATTGAGACGGAGTTGCGCCGAGAGAAGGAACGTGCTGAGAATCAAAACAGCGCTATGGat aTGGATGAGGAAGATCCCGTGCCGGAGATAACTCGTGGACACTTTGAGGAAGCAATGAAATTTGCACGTCGTTCTGTGTCGGATAATGACATTAGAAAGTACGAGATGTTTGCCCAGACACTTCAGCAGTCTCGAGGTTTCGGTACAAACTTCCG TTTCCCATCGGGCAGTGGTTCATCGGCTCAGGGTGGTCCTGGACAGAGTCAACCACAAAATCGTCCGGATGACAATGGAGACGATGATCTCTACAGTTAG